Proteins encoded by one window of Panicum virgatum strain AP13 chromosome 7N, P.virgatum_v5, whole genome shotgun sequence:
- the LOC120683139 gene encoding NDR1/HIN1-like protein 2 has product MGSASRAVSCLCCPCRCLACGLLSCLCSILISLLVTLGVLALVLYLIFRPHMIAATVDSASLATFTLSPTSSLAYNLTVAVTVRNPNKRVGLYYDNVEALAFYKAQRFGYDPIDAFYQGTQDSTQLKPEFHGQQLLQGDVTAAQFRQDQTDGNFAINVGLNAKLRVKVWAFKVRGPKARITCSLLVPAPGATNGATFQPTDCRVWF; this is encoded by the coding sequence atggGGTCCGCCAGCCGCGCCGTCTCGTGCCTCTGCTGCCCCTGCAGGTGCCTCGCCTGCGGGCTCCTGAGCTGCCTCTGCAGCATCCTCATCTCCCTCCTCGTCACCCTCGGCGTCCTCGCCCTCGTCCTCTACCTCATCTTCCGCCCCCACATGatcgccgccaccgtcgactCCGCCTCCCTCGCCACCTTCACCCTCTCACCGACCTCCTCGCTCGCCTACAACCTCACCGTCGCCGTCACCGTGCGCAACCCCAACAAGCGCGTCGGCCTCTACTACGACAACGTCGAGGCCCTCGCCTTCTACAAGGCCCAGCGCTTCGGCTACGACCCCATCGACGCCTTCTACCAGGGCACCCAGGATTCCACCCAGCTCAAGCCCGAGTTCCACGGCCAGCAGCTGCTCCAGGGGGACGTCACCGCCGCGCAGTTCAGGCAGGACCAGACCGACGGCAACTTCGCCATCAACGTCGGCCTCAACGCCAAGCTCAGGGTCAAGGTCTGGGCCTTCAAGGTCCGGGGGCCCAAGGCCAGGATCACCTGCAGCCTCCTCGTCCCGGCGCCGGGAGCCACCAACGGAGCCACGTTCCAGCCCACAGACTGCAGAGTCTGGTTCTGA
- the LOC120683330 gene encoding NDR1/HIN1-like protein 12, which translates to MTVKDCGGHKGCECHRERLYRKLCGALVAFILLALFVVLIVWLVLRPHKPRFYLQDLSVLCLNVTPPASTYLFTTMQATVAARNGNERVGVYYDQVDVYAQYKDVAITVPTRLPVGYQGHGDQSVWSPYLQSMDSVQLPPALAVALAQDETAGYVLVDIRVDGWIRWKVGSWISGHYHLRVNCPALLTVNEGKGSYGANTGGGNGYFRFQQAAACAVDV; encoded by the coding sequence ATGACGGTCAAGGACTGCGGCGGACACAAGGGTTGCGAGTGCCACCGCGAACGTCTCTACCGCAAGCTGTGCGGCGCGCTCGTCGCCTTCATCCTGCTCGCCCTCTTCGTCGTCCTCATCGTCTGGCTGGTGCTCCGGCCGCACAAGCCCCGGTTCTACCTGCAGGACCTGTCCGTGCTGTGCCTCAACGTCACCCCGCCGGCGTCCACCTACCTCTTCACCACCATGCAGGCCACCGTCGCCGCCAGGAACGGCAACGAGCGCGTCGGCGTCTACTACGACCAGGTGGACGTGTACGCGCAGTACAAGGACGTGGCCATCACCGtgcccacgcgcctccccgtcggCTACCAGGGCCACGGCGACCAGTCCGTGTGGTCCCCCTACCTGCAGTCCATGGACAGCGTCCAGCTCCCGccggcgctcgccgtcgcgctcgcGCAGGACGAGACCGCCGGCTACGTGCTCGTCGACATCCGCGTCGACGGGTGGATCCGCTGGAAGGTGGGCTCCTGGATCTCCGGCCACTACCACCTCCGCGTCAACTGCCCCGCGCTGCTCACCGTCAACGAGGGCAAGGGCAGCTACGGCGCCAacaccggcggcggcaacggctaCTTCCGCTTCCAGCAGGCAGCCGCCTGCGCAGTCGACGtctag